Genomic DNA from Gossypium hirsutum isolate 1008001.06 chromosome A01, Gossypium_hirsutum_v2.1, whole genome shotgun sequence:
cggaggtattttatttattttcccatatgtttttcaatcataattttccaagacttaaatgcaaaaaacacatcgcttttctgcttcagaaagaacgcccaaacttttttggaaaagtcatcaataaaagttagcatataattagctccacctctcaaaGGCACTCTGGAttgcccccacagatcagaatgaatatactccaatgttccctccgtgttatggattcctttggtgaatcgaactcttttttgcttcccaaaaacacagtgctcatagaacttcagtttgcaaattccttgcccatcagaagtcctcttttgctcaattctaccaTGCAATTCTCACTCATATACCCTatgcgcatatgccaaagttcaGTAATAttatcatctgacaaggaagaggaagcgacagctgcatcacttgtaacagtagaaccctgcaaaatatataacttggcagtctttctctgccctttcatcacaataagataacctttggaaatctttaaaacctcactttcagctgtgtatctgtacccttttaaatcaagagtacttaacgaaattaaatttctcttcaattttggaacatgtcgtatgtcactaagtgttctgacaactccaccAAACATCTttactttaattgttccaacacctgcgattttacatgaagtattatttcccatcaaaacaacaccttcggacattgtttcgtaagttgtaaaccaatcccgattgggactcacgTGGAAGGTGTAGcttgaatcaagtatccactcctcgctcactttaaaaTTTTTGACAGAAGCGGTTAGAAGTTCACTATCgctgtaatcttctacaacatcagctttactggaattttctggttgttttcccttttgattcacagcctcccttttaatcttgttctgtagcttgtagtgctcagatttaatgtgccctttcttcttgcagaagttacaagttttacctctattcgaaaacttcgatctacccttagatttacctcgaggatttcgttcctgtgtccttccacgattatCATCAGCGTTCTGGTCTTGTTTCCCATGAACAATGAGATCCTTtgcctgagagtcgggtttaaccacaatatgcttcatcttatcatacgaggtcaaagaatcataaacctcatcaactgtgagagactcgcggctatataaaatcgtgtctctaaaggttgaataagatgggggctacgaacaaaatagaatcaaccTTAAATCTTCcctatcatactgaacctccatggcctccaagtttgagagaatttctttaaacactgttaaatGTTCGTGTACAGATGCACTTTCCTCCAagcgatgagcataaagacgctgcttcatatgcaacttgcttgttagagttttcgacatacatatttgttctagcctcttccataatgcagcgacggtcttctccttcatcatatcttgcaaaatttcgttggacaaatgcagatgtaattgcgTTAACGCCTtttgatccttacgcttcttctcttcatctgttaatgtcaaaGACAttttatctatccctagcagggcatcctccagatccatctgcataagaactgcttgcatcttaatctgccacaacgtaAATTTGGTGTTACGATCCAatagcggaatttcatactttaaagacGCCATTACTGTGACCGAGATGAACAACCtagaagctcggataccaatttgagaaaataaaataaaataaagaatatataaattttacgtgaaaaccctttcgggaaaaaaccacaggTAGAGGAGTAAAATAATCCACtatcgaattcgaataattacaagaggaatatactatgtctatttataagcttgtaaagccatattctaataggagtgtagtaagattgaaacaccttattctaatcaatataaaatagatggagtttaataaggtttaaaaaaccttattctaaaataaaataaaatatgtgtagttctatatggattttacttttattttactttaccactgtattttatttaaataatgattcgggtcacttaattctaatatTTCCCCAACctgtaaataaaaggataatgtgTTTTAGCACACTCAAGCCCACGACCTtttatattgacaacaatattcATACCAATCGAGCTAAAACATAATTCacgattaaaaaaataattatagttgATTTAACTAAGTCACCTTAAGAGAAATATAAGCTTAAACTCTTAATCAAGCTGCACGTTCAACTATATAAACAATAGAGATTGGTGACCCTCCAAAACACAGAACTATTGAGATTATCACTTTCTCATTTATCCCTCAAAAAGTTTTCCTTCCTTTTACACAAGTTTTCTTTTCCATGGACGCCCAAAGCTTTCTCTTCTCAGTATTTTGTTTCTTATTCTATTTTCTCTCAGGtactaaaagaataaataaaccCCATTTTCTTTCTGCTTCATTTGGAAAGTGTGTTCAACCATTTTTTGTTTAATGTTAAATGATGGAATACTGTAGGTGAACCACAAGTTGTTGAAGGTACGAGGTTGTCCTGGACATCATCACCTTTTGGTTTCAAACCAAAGATGTTGTTTGCGTTTGGAGATTCTTATGCTGATACAGGGAACACTAAGATAGCAGCGACAAGATCTTGGCATTTCCCTTACGGAATTACATTTCCTGGAAAACCTTCTGGTCGTTTCTCTGATGGGTTTGTCTCCACTGATTTTGTTGGTAATATAAACTTGAAATACCTCTCTTTTTCTATCCCTTCTCTTCTCATCCTTTTCTGGTTTTATtcttttgtaaaattattttagtctgaattaaaatttacaacagtacttttcaatttgatccttgaaCTGGATAAGTTCTTCTATTAGTCTAGCTACGAGTGAGGGGCTCCTTTCCATTCCATTGTTTTTAATACAAAACCTCAAATTCCATGCAAAAGTTAGAACAAAAACAAATATCATTGTTACTGATTAACGAATTCAAGACTAAATTTGGTTTGGTTTCGACAAACAGCGGGGTACTTGGGAATGAAGACACCAATACCATACAGATGGAGGAAAGAACTAAGTGGTCGAGTGAAATATGGGTTGAACTTTGCTTACGGAGGAACAGGTGTTTTCGACACGTTGGTTGCGGAACCAAATATGACCACCCAAATCGATTTCCTACAACAACTAATCAATGATTCGGTCTATACTAAAAGGGTTTTGAGAACTTCAGTGGCATTTGTCAGTCTTGCAGGCAATGACTACAGCTATTACCTTGAAACCAATGGCTCTTTCACGGTAATAAAAACACATTTGCATTTTCTCtacttactttttttttatatacaatttaaTATATTCATTGTTATAAAAATAGACCTTAggtatatatattcattttgtTGCCAAATTATTTCAGCACTTAAAAAAATCTCTTAATAATTATTTCCTTAagacatttattttatttgtttctcTACTCAAAAAATTCGGTGATAAAATTCAACAAACTGTTagaaaagttgaaaatttcatCTAAACCCAgttttttataatgaatttttttttcatttttaaacctCGATTTCTATTCATTTCTCATCCCAATTTAAAAATCATGTATTACGGGAAAAAGTAGATAAACCATGAAATTCAAAAACTAAGAAAAAGTtgagtaaaaaaaatagtaagagGATTGCAAAGAAAAGTTATCTATCGGTCTAAAAAAAGTACATTAAAACCGAAGAAAAATCATGGAAAGAAaagacaataaaaaaaatttgaattttttttttgaataaaaagcaAGTTTCATTAAATCAATAGAACCAGATATCAAAAGATAAAAAGAAGACCAACTAATCCGAGCCAGCACGTTTACTTCATACATTCGATTCAAAGTCCCTTCTTCGAAATTTGAGATACACTCATGATATGTGTCTCGCAAAATGATTAgttaaaagatattttttaacTGTTGGagtaatttagataataaaatatcaagTATTTCTATGATTATAAAACAGACAAGTGTTATAAAAGTTGTTGTCGCCATTTATGTTTGTCTTTAGTAAAAAGAAAACAATAGAGTCATGTGTTAGTTGTTTGTGTTGTCTCAATGTTACGTGTGATGTTTCAAGATAAATtcacattctctttttgtttttatttgaagGCTTTCCCAGGCTTCATCCAAAGTGTAGTGGACCAACTTACTGTGAACATGAAACGCATCCATGACTTAGGAGTGAGGAAAATAGGTGTGATGTCACTGATACCATTAGGTTGTACCCCTCAAAACACCGCCGCATCCTCTTTTCAACGCTGCAATGAAACTGAGAACGACCTTGTTATGCTCCATAACAATTTATTGCTTCAAGCTGTCAACACTTTGAACCAACAAACCAATAGCACCTTGTTCTTTATCATTGATCTTCATAATGCCTTTTCAACAGTTTTCAATGGGACCGAAATTCATCAAGGTAAACCATTTATAAAACTCTTTACTTTTATCTTGTCAACTTGAATACGATATagaacttatttaaaattttcattagatAAATAATTACGGCCACGTTGCATTGACAATGCAAATTTAACgttcattttaaatattcaaatataacATTTTTATGTTGAGGATCAATTTAGGATTTAAATCAGGATGTCGATTAAAATTAGCCCTAAACTTTGACAACATTTTTTTTAAGGCATCAAATTTGAATTATCAATGCAATATTAATCACGTATTTTAAATACccaatttcaaattcaaaatagCATTCAATGACCATACTAATACAATGCTAATAATTAGAAGACTCAATTATAACATTTTGATGTTTaggatcaatttaaaatttgggTTATATTTTAGGGATGTCTAGTGAAATCAACCCTAaactttgacttttttttttcttgcagGAAGTCCAACATTTGAGAACCCATTTGAGCCATGTTGTTTTGGAGTGACTGAAGGGTTTTTTTGTGGAAGTGTGGATGAAAATGGGGAAAAAAAGTACACACTTTGCTCAAACcctaaaaccaaattattttgggATGGAAATCACCCTACATCTGAAGGATGGCGCGCTATTTATTCAACTCCTGCATTCCAGAACACTCTCAAGCAATTTATTGACTGACTTTGAGACTTTACAATGTTTATGATCTCCTTGTCCATTCAACTTTATGGAAGTTCTTCACCACTATTATACCCTTTTTGTTGGGTTCTTTAATGGAAAAATGGGCATTGTTTTGGGAGGTTAATTGAATCAACTTGGCCCAGACAACAACTCTAAATTGACAAATCAATTGCCTCAAAACCCCACTTTTCACTCCTAAACCCAAACCCATAATATTCCATGCTTAATGCATTCACAAGTACACTTACCTCCAATGAATATTACATGGTATTCCAACTATCTAGCTCAACAAGCCTTTTTCTCGTTAACTCCTTGCTTATAACCTTCTTTGCTACTGGTTTTCGTGGGATTGgtgttaataaaaatatatttcaagaaTCAAATTTAAAAACAACAAGGTATGTAAGTGTGGaataccctaaaccctaaactaaactAGCTAGTTGACAAGAAAGAGAACTTAATAGCTAAATTActctaattaaactaaattatagaacattaaattaaatcaaaacaagaaataaatattTGGATATTAATGATGTAGTGATTAGGTAAATTTTCCATTAATAACTTACTAATTTATTTCAACTAACAACCCATTTAGGGTTCTTAAGGTACGTTTGGATGGGTGGTGAGATGCGATGCGGTGCGGTGCTTtaacttactttttatctcatCCTACAGTATCGTTACAGTATCTAATCCCACACTCactgttatttttacactaatcgcagATAAACGCACTATCCATCCAAACTTACCCTTAATAAGAATGGATATTAAGGTATGGCATTTAAATTTGTGTATAACTTACTAATGTTTAAAAAATCGTTAGATGTATAATTTATAGACATCAACTAAACTGTCAACCATCACTCTCATTCATCACCACTACCCAAGACGATATATAACTGATAAATAGTGTTAATAATTGAACTAAATCTCTCAAGTCATAAAGATTTTGTCATAAAGGGATGGTGGTGGATAATAATTGTACAAGCATTGCtaatttttcaaacatttctATGAGGGTCAATGATGTTAATGAGGTGGGCTGTGGCCATTATGGTGGTGAAGGGTTTAGACGTAATGAGCCCATTTATTCATGTGACGTGAGCCGGTTGCAGGTTGTGGATAATATGGTTAATGCGTCAGCCCAAGTTGAGGGAGTTGCTAAGGAGCTGATGCGCCATTGGGGTTATGTTGGAACTCATGGAGTGTTGAGGACATTACTGAGATACGTCCTGGTTTTGCGTAAGTCAGGTTGCTCATACTTTGTTATGTTCTTTTGGAGGCGTTTTAATTTGTCCTTTCTCCTTTTGCAAGTTGGAGACTTCTAGCGATTTTCTTCCTATGATTTCCTTATCATATGGAAAGATTAGTTCATATGGAAAGTCAAATAAacaccaaacataaacataattaagaacaaatgaTAAACTATAGAGAATAGTAGAGAAAAGTCATTCCAATCAGGTACAAGTCTCTTACTAGCAAATCCAAAAGTTGATTGAAAATTCAATGCAATCCAAGCAATCACTcttgaaataaagaaaatatgaaaagaaaaattattctactcaattccataaatcatatcatcAAGGTGTCAGTGCAAATAATTTGCCATATAGCGATGGTTTATTTTTGTCGACTGTCAAATTTCGTTAGTATAAAAATGTTTATACCGGTAGTTACTTATCCATATATGGTGAGTTTATATCAACACATTATGTACTGTCACTATAGAACTACATATATATAGCGACAGTTTCATTTCTACCATTGGtataagataaattaaaaaaaatagatttatttgttttaatcgttgattattttaaattaaaattatttttaataaaataccggacttttttttatttaacccaTCACAATTgaggttttaaattttaacaCTTGTAAAAGCCTGACTCATTTTATACTAAACACTCtggccaaaaaaaaattattaaaccctAATACccattttctctttttaaaattttatttctcgtAGTCAGCCTGGCTGTTTATCCCTTACCCTAATGAACTTACTTTCGGGACCATTTCAATTAGGTAAATTAGCAATGTCTTGCATTGATTACATTCTTTCATTCCAAATTGAGATCACTTATGTGAGCAAGTACGGTGTATGATGACATTCAATTTCTGGAGGGCTCATGGTGGTTTTGCCTTGTGAAATGCAAGCATTCTAGAAATAAAGTCAATGAAGCTGTTATTCACTAGACTCCACCTCCAATCAGGTGAGCGAAGTTCAACGTGACAGGTTTAGTTAAGGAGGACAATGATGGATGCGGTGGGGTGTTGAGAGATAAGGAAGGTATGGCTCGTTCATTATTTTTTTGGGTCGATTGATACGATTGGGTCTGAAACAACAGAGGTATATGTGTTATTAAAACTACCTTGGAAATGTATATTGGCATGTGAAAGTCccttttattattgaatttagTTCAAGTGTTGTTTTGGCATGGTTGTTAAATAAGAATTCTAAACCGTGATCGTTCTAGAATCTTCTCATAGGTATTGATTGTTGTATTAATCAGCTGGCTAGTGTTAACTTCGCATTGGTTTATAGGCAAGGTAATAGTATGGCTGCAGCGTTGGCAATAGCAAGAGTGACAAAATAAGTGGTATTTAAAGCTTGGtggtgatatatatattttttctctaTTAGTAGTTTACATAGGTGATGGTCGTTTTGTAATACATTGTTTATCCGggtgttttataatatatatatttttaagaaagaGGTGAATATTTATCaacatttttctattattaatatattcATATGGAGTACTAAGGAATCACGAGGGGTTGGTTCGAGGCGTGTTTTATAGGCAGTTTGCAGCATTGAATCTCGCTAAAGTCGAGCTGATGGTAGTGTCAATTGCCTTGCATTTATTTTGTTCTTCTCCTTGGACTGGGAAGACACATCTTATTATTGAAATTGATTCtttaaactttgttaaatgaaTTTTACCTTAGAACTTTTGAAAGTTCTTTTTCGATATTTACGtgtttcataataaaataaaagttgtcaGTTTCATTCATACGCGAAAGGAGACTAATTGACTAACTGATGGATTCATCTCCACCTCGTACTTTTGGCCTAGGTCTCTACTTGTACTTTGCTTTGGACCTTTTAATATTATCTTTGattgagaaaagaaaaattgaatcCCATCATACATGTAAATATTCTTCTAGATTTAGACTCCCCTTTGGCCCACAACCCAACTACTTTAGTttgatcaaatttattaatataaatatcatGATAAATGTTTCAAAACCCTAGAGTTTATTAAGTCGGAAAGGTGCTAGGGATGTTCAGCATTTTTAGATTATCCGACATCACGGAGCTGAAAGCATAATAGTCCTAAAAGTGACCCAAAACTGTCTAGCaatgatgaaatataattttttcattaaAGGGATACTTGATCCACTTGCATAATTCGAAATCCAGTACCTAATATCGACCATATCTTCAACCTCTACCAACATCTCTTCTTTTCCAATGCCTAAATCTGAACGCCTCAACATTTTCATTATCATTGAGATCTATTGCTATGTATTTACACCCCTTTCAGTCAGACTATAAAAATCTATACTTCATGCTAGATAGTTTTTAGTATTCTCGAGATCCTGCTTTTCATCTTGTTcaagaaaatatcattttttaagaTTTTGTTGAACATCGTATCTGGTTAAAATGTGACTCTATCAATCGAATTTATGtcctaatttaaataaatttgtcaaatattttaaaaagacaaTCCTTAATAAAAATGATCCCAGAAAACATATCTTTAAATTATCCTAACGATGATAATCACACATAAtaacata
This window encodes:
- the LOC107925571 gene encoding GDSL esterase/lipase At5g03610, translating into MDAQSFLFSVFCFLFYFLSGEPQVVEGTRLSWTSSPFGFKPKMLFAFGDSYADTGNTKIAATRSWHFPYGITFPGKPSGRFSDGFVSTDFVAGYLGMKTPIPYRWRKELSGRVKYGLNFAYGGTGVFDTLVAEPNMTTQIDFLQQLINDSVYTKRVLRTSVAFVSLAGNDYSYYLETNGSFTAFPGFIQSVVDQLTVNMKRIHDLGVRKIGVMSLIPLGCTPQNTAASSFQRCNETENDLVMLHNNLLLQAVNTLNQQTNSTLFFIIDLHNAFSTVFNGTEIHQGSPTFENPFEPCCFGVTEGFFCGSVDENGEKKYTLCSNPKTKLFWDGNHPTSEGWRAIYSTPAFQNTLKQFID